A window of the Cynocephalus volans isolate mCynVol1 chromosome 10, mCynVol1.pri, whole genome shotgun sequence genome harbors these coding sequences:
- the ALKBH7 gene encoding alpha-ketoglutarate-dependent dioxygenase alkB homolog 7, mitochondrial gives MAGSGRLALRTLSGPSWVRGSGPAVLSRLRDAAVVRPGFLSSAEEETLSRELEPELRRRRYEYDHWDAAIHGFRETEKSHWSEASRAILQRVQEAAFGPDQTLLSPVHVLDLEPRGYIKPHVDSIKFCGATIAGLSLLSPSVMRLVHTQQPGEWLELLLEPGSLYILRGSARYDFSHEILRDEESFFGEQRIPRGRRISVICRSLPEGIGSGEPGQPPPAC, from the exons ATGGCCGGGAGCGGCCGGCTGGCGCTGCGGACGCTGTCCGGGCCGAGCTGGGTGCGGGGCTCGGGCCCGGCCGTCCTGAGCCGCCTGCGGGATGCGGCTGTGGTGCGGCCCGGCTTCCTGAGTTCAGCCGAGGAGGAGACGCTGAGCCGCGAGCTGGAGCCCGAGCTGCGCCGCCGCCGCTACGAATACGACCATTGGGACGCG GCCATCCACGGCTTCCGCGAGACAGAGAAGTCACACTGGTCAGAAGCCAGCCGGGCCATCCTGCAGCGCGTGCAGGAGGCCGCCTTTGGCCCTGATCAGACGCTGCTCTCCCCAGTGCACGTGCTGGACCTAGAACCTCGGGGCTACATCAAGCCCCACGTGGACAGCATTAAG TTCTGCGGAGCCACCATTGCTGGCCTGTCCCTCCTGTCTCCCAGCGTCATGAGGCTGGTGCACACCCAGCAGCCGGGGGAGTGGCTGGAACTCCTGCTGGAGCCAGGATCCCTCTACATCCTCAG GGGCTCGGCCCGTTATGACTTCTCCCATGAGATCCTTCGGGACGAAGAGTCTTTTTTTGGAGAGCAACGGATTCCCCGGGGCCGACGCATCTCTGTGATCTGCCGCTCCCTCCCTGAGGGGATAGGGTCAGGGGAGCCTGGACAGCCACCCCCAGCCTGCTGA